The Enterobacter sp. JBIWA008 genome has a segment encoding these proteins:
- the repA gene encoding plasmid replication initiator RepA, with translation MNDNQISVHWSDLPKDELTRFWQDVDAGTQGNFLIAPVKKLTRRKRGEHSTKAKCENPAWYRPEHYKKLSGQLGHAYNRLVKKDKETGQVSLRMHVSRHPLYVAGRRKAGRKYGFRPERQRLLDALWPVLISFCDAGKHTVGMCISRLAKELSAKDAKGNVIPETEVTVSRLSRLIEEQVRFGVLGLVEERTWDRESRSWLPTYVYITPVGFQMLGVDMGKLFKEQEKKLRQSAEREQLIREGVMSEHDDVQPHCARKCWSGRKRREALVYRRKKGAERKRANNLIKLPADERLHAISEWIYRTLPPDEAYWCTSERLKALAIQHLYQLDLALSPPD, from the coding sequence GTGAATGACAATCAGATTTCTGTTCACTGGTCAGATCTACCGAAAGATGAGCTAACCCGTTTCTGGCAGGATGTCGATGCCGGCACTCAGGGTAATTTCCTCATTGCACCGGTAAAAAAACTGACCCGCCGCAAACGCGGTGAGCATTCTACAAAAGCCAAATGTGAGAACCCGGCCTGGTATCGCCCGGAGCATTATAAAAAGCTCTCCGGACAGCTCGGTCATGCATACAATCGCCTGGTGAAAAAAGACAAAGAAACCGGGCAGGTCAGCCTGCGCATGCATGTTTCTCGTCACCCTCTCTATGTCGCCGGCCGCCGTAAGGCAGGACGTAAATATGGCTTCCGTCCGGAACGTCAGCGCCTGCTAGATGCGCTCTGGCCAGTGCTCATCAGCTTCTGTGATGCCGGCAAGCATACCGTCGGCATGTGTATCTCCCGTCTTGCAAAAGAGCTGAGTGCAAAGGACGCCAAAGGCAATGTCATTCCGGAAACGGAGGTGACGGTGTCACGCCTTTCACGGCTTATTGAGGAACAGGTACGGTTTGGCGTTCTTGGCCTTGTGGAAGAACGCACCTGGGATCGTGAATCCCGCTCCTGGCTGCCAACGTATGTCTATATCACCCCCGTGGGATTTCAGATGCTGGGCGTCGATATGGGCAAGCTGTTTAAAGAGCAGGAGAAGAAGCTCCGCCAGAGCGCCGAGCGTGAGCAGCTGATCCGGGAAGGGGTAATGAGCGAACATGATGATGTTCAACCCCATTGCGCGCGGAAATGCTGGTCCGGCCGTAAGCGCCGGGAGGCACTCGTTTACCGCCGCAAAAAAGGCGCGGAGCGTAAACGTGCCAACAATCTGATTAAGCTGCCGGCAGATGAACGACTCCATGCAATATCTGAATGGATTTACCGCACCCTGCCGCCTGACGAAGCGTACTGGTGCACATCTGAGCGCCTGAAGGCTCTGGCCATCCAGCATCTTTACCAGCTGGATCTGGCGCTT